The proteins below come from a single Methanospirillum lacunae genomic window:
- a CDS encoding DUF6544 family protein, protein MEDRRMINDILLDIILLWTILAGGLIVYVLIRTFQIPREFLTLFNELEELYNPKQNTHSQILLPLSVHHYFKEAHISQGKRPAYVQVRYTGFHRLSPHSDLLPIHGNIYYCLSMPGFFSKSRTKMHRFIWTDIIHRYSVNDGYLLGKLFSILPFLSARGIRLSKSCLITYFSEAVWFPWVFSSFKNISWEPIDDKTARLRVSYHPLIITLDVRFNSKGLIQSILYPSQPQNNGHSTNTCTKVVSYEEYKMIGGFFIPQKITVKQKSAQQEQVEKILKIDTIIYHPYPPSSLF, encoded by the coding sequence ATGGAAGACAGAAGAATGATAAACGATATTCTTCTTGACATAATCCTTCTTTGGACTATCCTCGCAGGAGGGTTAATTGTGTACGTTCTTATCAGAACTTTTCAAATTCCACGTGAATTTCTGACATTATTCAATGAATTAGAAGAACTATATAATCCAAAGCAAAATACCCATTCCCAGATTCTTCTTCCTTTATCTGTTCATCATTATTTTAAAGAAGCACACATCAGTCAGGGAAAAAGACCTGCCTACGTTCAAGTCAGATATACCGGGTTTCACCGTCTCTCCCCACATTCTGATCTACTCCCCATCCATGGAAATATCTACTACTGCCTCTCCATGCCCGGCTTTTTTTCGAAATCAAGAACCAAAATGCACCGGTTTATATGGACTGATATCATCCACAGATATTCAGTCAATGATGGTTATCTACTAGGAAAACTATTCTCCATTTTACCTTTTTTATCAGCACGGGGAATTAGGCTCAGCAAATCATGTTTAATTACTTATTTCAGCGAGGCTGTCTGGTTTCCCTGGGTTTTTAGTTCTTTCAAAAATATTTCATGGGAACCGATTGATGATAAAACAGCCAGACTTCGTGTATCATATCATCCATTAATTATCACACTCGATGTCCGGTTCAATTCAAAAGGACTGATTCAATCTATTTTATATCCAAGTCAGCCACAAAATAACGGACATAGTACTAACACCTGTACAAAAGTTGTTTCATACGAGGAATATAAGATGATTGGTGGGTTTTTTATTCCGCAGAAGATCACAGTGAAACAAAAAAGTGCCCAACAAGAACAGGTTGAAAAAATTTTGAAGATAGATACGATCATATATCACCCGTACCCTCCATCCTCTTTATTTTAG
- a CDS encoding PAS domain S-box protein: MARTSVEGLQNDIRDLLRRNSKGLSIEEISTHLSISRTTTAKYLNAMEQTGQIESRPYGPAKVYTLAERIPINNILSLLPHPILMLDDTFVIKQVNESFLEFFQLSEDDLIGKDIRYSPLGMYVSEERLEILNQVMGGGPMFVEEDVTREGITTQFYIRLMPTLFEQGTKGIIIILEDITQLKNTLAHMEDLVRDRTVEMENTNKKLGEENARYKKVREELEFSRHQYEQLVEHSTDLILKFSSKGELIFYNTLAAEILEISSLHEKYFLKGVCIPDTPDMKEFADSLINELLKTPDLILKKDIEYVTQNKTIWISWTFKKILLHERSSPEILCIGTDITERVLSEGKIKESEHNLSEIINHLPDPTFVIDVDRRVILWNKAMEEMTGVRSEHVIGKERTIFTPSIFGYSRPILADFVFDPDNVEIKSFFQNMTQEDGVLTAETKGIGKDGKEVIFWVKASPLMDVKGTRIGAIQSMRDITTIRNLENSLIKSEEFVRNILNASKDLIVVLNAERQYVFVNKAYENFFSCDGKDLKGTHIDDNPLPGDKDFWLVTLDSVNKTRLGNRVEIFFSYDSREIWLDCYLIPIFREVSGEMQILLDFRDITRLKGKETTLWDDEITLQEIGRQVSRIIPQITNNCILQIPFIMILLIAIYGNIL, translated from the coding sequence ATGGCACGGACCTCTGTAGAGGGACTTCAGAACGATATTCGGGATCTGCTTCGAAGAAACTCCAAAGGATTAAGTATTGAAGAGATCTCTACCCATCTCTCCATTAGCAGAACAACTACTGCAAAATACCTGAATGCAATGGAGCAGACCGGCCAGATTGAATCCCGACCCTATGGGCCGGCAAAAGTATACACTCTGGCTGAACGTATTCCTATCAATAATATTCTCTCTCTGCTCCCTCATCCTATCCTGATGCTTGATGATACATTTGTTATCAAGCAGGTCAATGAATCATTTCTTGAATTCTTCCAGTTATCAGAAGATGATCTTATTGGAAAGGATATTCGATACAGTCCTCTAGGAATGTACGTAAGTGAGGAAAGATTAGAGATCCTTAATCAGGTAATGGGGGGAGGTCCCATGTTTGTCGAAGAGGATGTAACCCGTGAAGGTATCACCACTCAATTTTATATCCGGCTCATGCCCACTCTTTTTGAACAAGGTACAAAAGGAATTATTATCATTCTTGAGGATATCACTCAGCTCAAAAATACCCTGGCACATATGGAGGATCTTGTCAGGGATCGGACTGTTGAAATGGAAAATACCAATAAAAAACTTGGAGAAGAGAATGCCAGGTATAAAAAAGTCAGGGAAGAACTTGAATTCAGCAGGCATCAGTACGAGCAGCTGGTGGAGCATTCCACCGATCTTATCCTCAAATTCTCATCTAAAGGCGAATTAATCTTTTATAATACACTTGCTGCTGAAATCCTGGAAATTTCCTCTTTACATGAGAAATACTTCCTGAAAGGCGTATGCATACCTGATACTCCTGATATGAAGGAGTTTGCTGATTCCCTGATTAATGAACTCCTGAAAACTCCAGATTTGATCCTGAAGAAAGATATTGAGTATGTAACTCAAAACAAGACCATCTGGATATCATGGACGTTCAAAAAAATTCTGCTCCATGAGAGATCATCCCCAGAAATTCTTTGCATTGGCACTGATATTACCGAACGGGTCCTGTCAGAGGGAAAAATAAAGGAATCAGAACACAATCTGTCAGAAATTATCAATCATCTGCCTGATCCCACCTTTGTTATTGATGTAGATCGTCGGGTCATCCTGTGGAATAAGGCGATGGAAGAGATGACCGGAGTCAGGTCAGAACATGTGATTGGAAAAGAGAGGACCATCTTTACACCTTCAATATTCGGATATAGCCGTCCAATTCTTGCCGATTTTGTTTTTGATCCTGATAATGTGGAGATAAAAAGTTTTTTCCAGAATATGACTCAGGAAGATGGCGTTCTGACCGCAGAGACAAAAGGGATTGGAAAAGATGGGAAAGAGGTCATTTTCTGGGTAAAGGCATCGCCCTTAATGGATGTCAAAGGGACCAGGATCGGGGCTATTCAGTCGATGCGTGACATCACTACCATTCGTAATCTTGAAAATTCATTAATAAAAAGTGAAGAGTTTGTCAGAAATATCCTAAACGCTTCTAAAGACCTGATTGTGGTTCTCAATGCTGAAAGACAGTATGTTTTTGTCAATAAAGCCTATGAGAACTTTTTCAGTTGCGATGGGAAAGATCTTAAAGGAACTCATATCGATGACAATCCTCTTCCAGGGGATAAGGACTTCTGGTTAGTGACCTTGGATTCGGTCAATAAAACACGTCTAGGCAATCGCGTAGAGATCTTTTTCTCGTATGACTCCCGGGAAATCTGGCTTGATTGTTATCTTATTCCAATTTTCAGGGAGGTATCAGGTGAGATGCAGATTCTTCTTGACTTCAGGGATATTACCAGGCTGAAAGGGAAAGAGACAACTCTTTGGGATGATGAGATAACACTTCAGGAAATTGGAAGGCAGGTTTCACGGATTATCCCTCAAATAACGAATAATTGTATTTTGCAAATACCATTTATCATGATTTTACTGATAGCCATATATGGCAACATACTGTAA
- a CDS encoding KamA family radical SAM protein yields MSTKYYNSVHETSLSDVLDPDQVLKMEDVERVYPFRSNEYYLSLINHNNPNDPIKRIILPDPCELANPGSLDPSGEEEYSPLPGVQHKYPQTAMLLVSNTCGGICRFCFRKRLFTGENPPPICDTKKAVDYLQTQKDLTDVLLSGGDPLMLGASKLDQILSMIRELPTKPIIRIGTKIPAYDPHRLTDDSDLRDVLAKHTSPEEKIYLISHFNHPQEITSSSKAAISALKNTGAELTNQTPILQGINNEPDIMASLFNILSKLGVPPYYVFQCRPTSGNRHLTVPIEQAMHVIHEAQSCCSGLTKRARYIMSHKSGKIEIVGKTSKHIFMKYHQAASLSDLNSMLVFKPNSRARWLEDYQHRLTDMVPKMTWLF; encoded by the coding sequence ATGTCAACCAAATACTATAATTCAGTCCATGAGACATCGTTGAGCGATGTTCTTGATCCCGATCAGGTATTAAAAATGGAAGATGTTGAACGGGTGTATCCCTTCAGATCAAACGAGTATTATCTGTCCTTGATCAATCATAATAATCCTAATGATCCAATCAAAAGGATAATCCTCCCTGATCCATGTGAACTTGCTAATCCGGGATCACTTGATCCATCAGGTGAGGAAGAATATTCCCCTCTTCCCGGAGTTCAACATAAATATCCCCAGACAGCTATGCTACTCGTAAGCAATACATGTGGAGGGATATGCAGATTCTGTTTCAGGAAGCGTCTATTTACCGGTGAAAATCCTCCTCCCATCTGTGACACAAAAAAGGCTGTTGATTATCTGCAGACACAAAAGGATCTGACTGATGTCCTTCTTTCAGGAGGAGATCCCCTGATGCTTGGTGCATCTAAACTTGACCAGATACTCAGTATGATACGGGAACTACCCACTAAACCGATCATCAGGATCGGCACCAAAATTCCTGCATATGATCCCCACCGGTTAACTGATGACTCTGATCTCCGTGATGTTCTTGCCAAACATACAAGTCCGGAAGAAAAGATATATCTCATCAGTCATTTTAATCACCCACAGGAGATTACGAGCAGTTCTAAAGCCGCCATCTCTGCCCTGAAAAATACTGGTGCAGAACTCACCAACCAGACACCAATTCTTCAGGGAATTAATAACGAACCGGATATTATGGCTTCACTTTTTAATATTCTATCAAAATTGGGTGTACCGCCATACTATGTCTTTCAATGCAGGCCAACATCAGGAAACCGGCATCTTACAGTTCCAATTGAGCAGGCGATGCATGTCATTCATGAAGCACAATCTTGTTGTTCAGGTCTTACGAAGCGGGCACGATATATTATGTCTCATAAATCCGGAAAGATTGAGATCGTGGGTAAAACAAGCAAGCACATTTTCATGAAATATCATCAGGCTGCATCTCTTTCAGACCTAAACAGCATGCTTGTTTTCAAGCCAAATTCACGAGCACGATGGCTTGAAGATTATCAACACCGGCTGACTGATATGGTTCCAAAGATGACATGGTTGTTCTGA